In Tenebrio molitor chromosome 6, icTenMoli1.1, whole genome shotgun sequence, one genomic interval encodes:
- the LOC138133803 gene encoding fatty acid synthase-like — MVQLKDSIAITGISGRYPKCSNIEELQKSLFAGVDLVTENHTRWGHESLETSHRLGVLKDYDLFDAASFGINPKDANIYDPTLRKLLEVVFEAIVDAGLNPTQLRGTKTGVFLGLSKNIYSDLGPVAGLFSRSSAITANLINHAFDFTGPSMAVDTACSGGLYAFSQAVHNILNGNCTMAVVCAAQSHFDPGESMELLRFGVLHLEGKCRSFDLNRKGYVKSEAIVAVILQKVEESKRIYATVAGVGTNADGFKRDGFGSPSYLLQMEMLNDAYGRSNISPLEVNYVEVHGTGTIVGDVVEAQAIDQFFCKGRKEPLLIGTVKSNVGHSETASSLVSLTKVIIAIRTGLIPGNLHYQTPDPEIKGIYEGRLKLNTKNTPLPSGLVGVNAFGFGGANAHAVLRPHTEKRRTTNNLPCRLVHVSGRTKEAVELMLESAVQNKTNEEFLSLLDNIYNKPIDNQIYRGYAVLSDKSHYEVNPSFKKRPVWFVYSGMGSQWPEMAKDLMKIDVFRNTMQKCAAAVKPYGIDLEDVVTNGTKETFDNLSNTFTAITAVSVCLTDVLTSMKIEPSGFLGHSLGEVGCAYADGLITAEQATLIAYARGHAVTTTSDVVPGLMAAVGLSAEECAKILPKDLYVACDNSDESVTISGTIKGVNDFVQELNSRGIFNKVVNTSNCAFHCPLLGSASSKMYNFVKTVVPESKLRSKRWLSSTVAESEWDTELGRYHSADYHYHNYVSKVEFRQVLKYIPKDAIVIEISPMGLLQSILRRSLDKGVTLLSLVKPGEDNFDYLLSSIGKYYMNGGSLDLTQFYKTVSFPVGIDTPMISNLIRWDHSIKWYVPKYNAQTSFGRRIDIDMNDQSNHFLEGHVVDGKVILPATGYLFLVWTTFAKMLEKSYKKLPVMFKNVTTMRATLLIKNAVTTLIVNICRTTGYFEVFLKDDSVPLSTGWIFVHENCEDKCNKDLKSTTPDQYKLRLGNDDFYKFMHLRGLSYDGIFLGVQECDYVGRSAVLKWNENWIAFMDTMVQYILGVETREHCVPTGFEKIVIHPEKHLKCVSQNTLLQLSCDDHVKSVRCGGVEMTQISGTNVQRHRSGIPPVVGSCLFIPNSDATKGIDSFIFSVNLAMQIVHENSVENLNVKVAETESNQATEILKAMMERVTFKRTTFHKIGPIEKEIDDSYDFLITQDIKPNQMKSIENCSKSVRFIFGKVDNVDMKNFEIIFQHATESGSYVLFRRSLNVPEQHTVIMVNNNNFKWLEDLKALIKKGQNMQSRIYLVNEDYDSGIVGFFNSMRQEQSCPNLRVFLIRDKNGEPFSLKSKFYLEQIRKDMTVNIYQHNCWGTYRFLPVMYPEPRLEPNASLIRDGNNVQWMQSSPYLSDSKVMVRYAGVNKWDSLVANGKAGFYPGDEYLGLEYSGVNNDGVNVMGLVQKGALSTTVEAHPYLTWLLPPTLTLEQAATIPLAFTLSYYGIFVQAGLLSKKSILIHNSKDSVSIAATAMAATKSCSVYVVTTPDQKDFFKKCFPHLQEDNLIIDSEDNPFYEIILKKTNGRGVDIVFNCHTSDLLRLSTKCITKGGCFVEVDSDIDMSTDFVIEDFLAKSFSYHNITISDIFKESMETLKDMSEKLREESIIPLPCKVLDKDDVESILSHAYDRRERPIIKISTESQNKILAQTRTYMDPDKSYVLIGGLGGLGLELAKWLAERGATKLVLNSRSGVNNGYQSLCVHRLKSQGVAVLLDTSDSSNYQEAEKLLNAASRLGPVGGIFNCALVLRDKIISEQTAQLFTEVIAAKAWSTQHMDTLSRKLCPNLDYFVISSSITAGVGNTGQTNYGFANSAMERICERRVEDGLPALAIEWGAIGDVGILADRKRNVKILEVLPQPIRSVLETLDKVLHQSAPVVFSCVCTDDSEDVNEKKTPIEAIAGLFGIRDVNTIDDSKTLSDLGMDSLLGYEIKYLLASEYSIELSIAEIRSTTVEQIKNLEVDV, encoded by the exons TGCAACTGAAAGACTCCATCGCCATCACTGGTATATCAGGGCGTTATCCAAAATGTTCCAACATCGAAGAACTACAAAAATCGCTCTTTGCTGGTGTCGATTTGGTAACAGAAAATCACACCCGATGGGGTCACGAATCCTTGGAGACATCTCACCGTTTAGGTGTACTAAAAGATTACGACCTTTTCGATGCTGCCTCTTTCGGAATCAATCCAAAAGATGCAAATATCTACGACCCCACACTCCGCAAACTCTTGGAAGTTGTCTTCGAAGCAATAGTAGACGCTGGGTTGAATCCTACGCAACTGCGTGGAACCAAGACTGGAGTATTTCTCGGTCtcagcaaaaatatttattctgatTTGGGTCCTGTCGCTGGATTATTTTCAAGATCGTCTGCTATCACGGCAAATCTGATAAATCACGCTTTCGATTTTACCGGGCCTAGTATGGCAGTAGATACGGCTTGTTCTGGGGGATTGTATGCTTTCAGTCAAgctgtacacaacattttaaaCGGGAATTGTACCATGGCTGTGGTATGTGCAGCGCAGAGTCACTTCGACCCAGGCGAAAGCATGGAACTGCTGAGATTTGGAGTCCTACATCTGGAGGGTAAATGTAGATCGTTCGATTTAAACCGAAAAGGATATGTGAAATCTGAAGCTATCGTGGCCGTGATTTTGCAAAAAGTTGAAGAAAGTAAAAGAATTTACGCTACTGTGGCTGGCGTTGGTACCAATGCTGATGGGTTCAAACGGGATGGGTTTGGTTCTCCGTCTTACCTGCTTCAAATGGAGATGTTGAATGATGCGTACGGAAGATCCAACATTAGTCCCTTGGAAGTTAATTATGTGGAAGTACATGGGACTGGTACCATAGTTGGCGACGTCGTAGAAGCTCAGGCTATTGATCAATTCTTTTGCAAGGGACGAAAAGAACCTTTGCTAATTGGAACTGTTAAATCTAACGTTGGCCATTCAGAAACTGCATCTAGTCTTGTCTCTTTGACAAAAGTTATTATCGCTATTCGCACTGGACTGATTCCTGGAAATCTGCACTACCAGACCCCTGACCCTGAAATCAAAGGTATCTACGAAGGACGCTTGAAA TTGAACACGAAGAATACACCTTTGCCAAGTGGCTTAGTTGGGGTAAATGCATTCGGTTTCGGTGGGGCCAACGCCCATGCTGTTCTACGCCCTCACACTGAAAAGAGACGCACCACCAACAACTTACCATGCCGCTTGGTCCACGTCAGTGGTAGAACTAAAGAAGCAGTCGAACTCATGTTGGAATCAGCGGTACAAAACAAAACCAACGAAGAATTTTTGTCGCTTCTTGACAACATATACAACAAACCCATCGACAATCAGATATACCGCGGCTACGCCGTCTTGTCTGACAAGAGTCACTATGAAGTTAACCCGTCGTTCAAGAAGCGTCCAGTATGGTTTGTTTATTCCGGCATGGGTTCGCAATGGCCCGAAATGGCTAAAGATCTGATGAAGATTGATGTGTTTCGGAACACCATGCAAAAGTGCGCTGCTGCTGTAAAACCCTACGGAATCGATTTAGAAGATGTTGTCACAAATGGAACGAAAGAAACGTTCGACAATCTTAGCAACACTTTTACAGCTATCACTGCTGTTTCCGTGTGTCTGACTGACGTTTTGACTTCCATGAAGATTGAACCTTCAGGGTTCCTGGGCCACTCTTTAGGAGAAGTTG GTTGTGCTTATGCCGACGGTTTAATTACCGCGGAACAAGCAACACTCATAGCTTACGCTCGAGGTCACGCCGTCACTACCACTAGTGACGTTGTACCTGGATTGATGGCTGCCGTTGGACTCTCTGCAGAAGAATGTGCAAAAATACTCCCCAAAGACTTGTACGTTGCTTGCGACAATTCCGACGAGAGTGTCACAATTTCTGGAACTATAAAAGGCGTTAATGACTTTGTACAAGAACTGAACAGTCGAGGAATCTTCAACAAAGTTGTAAATACATCGAATTGCGCCTTTCATTGCCCCCTTCTTGGTTCAGCGTCTtcaaaaatgtacaattttgtCAAGACTGTGGTACCTGAGAGTAAGTTGAGATCAAAGCGTTGGTTGTCTTCGACCGTCGCCGAAAGCGAATGGGACACCGAATTGGGTAGATACCATTCGGCAGACTATCATTACCATAACTACGTGAGCAAAGTTGAATTTCGACAGGTGCTGAAATATATCCCTAAAGATGCCATCGTAATCGAGATTTCTCCAATGGGTCTGCTCCAATCAATTTTGAGAAGATCACTTGATAAGGGTGTTACGTTGTTGTCGCTGGTCAAACCAGGCGAAGACAATTTCGACTATTTGTTGTCCAGTATTGGAAAATACTACATGAATGGTGGAAGTTTGGATTTGACGCAGTTTTACAAAACTGTGTCTTTCCCAGTTGGAATTGACACACCAATGATATCTAATTTGATCAGGTGGGATCATAGTATCAAGTGGTATGTTCCTAAATACAACGCCCAGACTTCCTTCGGAAGACGCATCGACATAGATATGAACGACCAAAGTAACCACTTTTTGGAAGGACATGTAGTTGATGGAAAGGTCATTCTCCCTGCTACTGGATACTTA tttttagTATGGACcacttttgcaaaaatgttagAAAAGTCTTACAAAAAGCTACCAGTGATGTTCAAGAATGTGACAACAATGAGAGCAACACTTCTTATCAAAAATGCTGTTACAACTTTAATCGTAAACATTTGTAGAACAACTGGTTACTTTGAAGTATTTCTGAAGGATGACTCAGTACCGCTGTCAACAGGATGGATATTCGTTCACGAAAATTGCGAAGACAAATGCAACAAGGATTTAAAATCTACAACACCTGACCAATACAAATTGAGACTTGGTAATGACGATTTCTATAAATTCATGCATCTGAGAGGATTGAGTTACGACGGAATATTCTTGGGAGTTCAAGAATGCGATTACGTTGGTCGCTCTGCAGTTTTAAAATGGAACGAGAACTGGATAGCTTTTATGGATACAATGGTTCAGTACATATTGGGGGTTGAAACAAGAGAACACTGTGTCCCTACAGGATTTGAGAAAATTGTAATACACCCCGAAAAACACCTAAAATGTGTGTCTCAAAACACGTTGCTGCAGTTGAGTTGTGACGACCACGTAAAATCTGTCAGATGCGGTGGGGTTGAGATGACACAAATTAGTGGAACGAATGTTCAAAGACACAGGTCTGGAATCCCACCAGTTGTAGGTTCATGTCTTTTTATACCAAATAGTGACGCAACAAAAGGAATAGATTCTTTCATCTTCAGTGTTAATCTAGCAATGCAAATTGTTCATGAAAATTCTGTGGAAAACCTGAATGTTAAAGTTGCCGAAACTGAGTCCAACCAAGCTACGGAAATACTTAAGGCCATGATGGAGAGAGTTACTTTCAAAAGGACTACATTCCATAAAATCGGCCCGatcgaaaaagaaattgacgaCAGTTATGATTTCTTGATCACCCAAGATATTAAACCCAACCAAATGAAATCTATTGAGAATTGTAGCAAAAGTGTTAGATTTATTTTTGGGAAAGTCGACAACGTTGACATGAAGAATTTTGAAATCATCTTCCAACACGCTACAGAATCAGGAAGTTATGTTCTATTTCGACGTTCGCTAAATGTGCCTGAGCAACACACCGTAATTATGGTGAACAATAACAACTTTAAGTGGCTTGAAGATTTAAAAGCTCTCATTAAAAAGGGACAGAACATGCAGTCACGTATCTATCTGGTAAACGAAGACTACGACTCTGGCATTGTTGGTTTCTTTAATAGCATGCGCCAAGAACAAAGCTGTCCAAACTTGAGAGTATTTTTAATCAGAGACAAAAACGGGGAGCCATTTTCactaaaatctaaattttatttggaaCAAATAAGAAAAGACATGACGGTTAATATTTACCAACACAATTGTTGGGGTACATACCGATTTCTTCCTGTAATGTACCCTGAACCACGTTTAGAACCAAATGCGTCTCTAATTAGGGATGGTAACAATGTACAGTGGATGCAAAGTTCCCCATATTTGTCTGACAGTAAGGTCATGGTAAGATATGCAGGCGTCAATAAATGGGATTCTCTGGTGGCCAATGGAAAAGCTGGGTTTTATCCAGGCGACGAGTATCTTGGTTTGGAATACTCCGGTGTAAACAACGATGGGGTTAATGTTATGGGACTGGTTCAAAAAGGCGCTCTGTCTACTACAGTGGAAGCTCATCCGTATCTCACTTGGCTTCTGCCCCCCACTTTGACTCTTGAACAGGCTGCCACCATTCCTCTTGCTTTTACACTT AGCTACTACGGAATATTCGTCCAAGCTGGCCTCCTCTCGAAAAAATCTATTCTTATCCATAACTCTAAAGATTCTGTCAGCATAGCAGCAACTGCTATGGCTGCGACTAAAAGTTGTTCTGTTTACGTTGTTACCACTCCAGATCAAAAagactttttcaaaaaatgttttcctcaCCTACAAGAAGATAACTTGATAATCGATTCTGAAGATAACCCATTTTACGAGATCATATTGAAGAAGACAAATGGAAGGGGTGTTGATATTGTTTTCAATTGCCACACTTCTGATTTGTTAAGATTGTCAACAAAGTGTATAACGAAAGGTGGATGTTTTGTCGAAGTAGACAGTGACATTGATATGAGTACCGATTTTGTGATTGAAGACTTCTTGGCTAAGAGCTTTTCTTATCATAACATCaccatttccgatattttcaaAGAGAGTATGGAGACTTTGAAAGATATGTCCGAAAAGCTGAGAGAAGAAAGTATTATTCCCTTGCCTTGCAAAGTTTTAGACAAAGACGATGTTGAATCTATTTTAAGTCATGCCTACGATCGAAGAGAAAGACccataattaaaatatctacAGAGTCTCAGAATAAAATATTGGCTCAGACACGCACTTACATGGACCCTGACAAATCCTACGTACTTATCGGTGGCTTGGGTGGTTTAGGTTTAGAGTTAGCAAAATGGCTAGCTGAGAGAGGTGCCACCAAGCTAGTGCTCAACTCTCGTAGCGGTGTTAACAATGGCTACCAGAGTTTGTGTGTGCACAGGTTGAAATCTCAAGGAGTCGCCGTATTACTTGACACTTCTGACAGCAGCAACTATCAAGAAGCAGAAAAACTCTTGAATGCTGCTTCCCGTCTTGGCCCAGTTGGAGGAATCTTCAATTGTGCACTGGTTTTGAGAGATAAAATTATCTCCGAGCAAACTGCCCAACTCTTCACCGAAGTCATAGCTGCCAAAGCTTGGAGTACTCAACACATGGACACTCTATCACGGAAACTTTGCCCCAACTTGGACTACTTCGTTATCAGTTCGTCAATAACAGCAGGTGTGGGTAACACAGGTCAGACGAATTACGGTTTTGCCAATTCCGCCATGGAGAGGATTTGTGAAAGACGTGTAGAAGATGGATTACCAGCGTTGGCCATCGAGTGGGGTGCCATCGGTGATGTTGGTATTTTAGCTGATCGAAAACGCAACGTGAAGATTCTAGAAGTACTTCCTCAGCCAATTCGGTCGGTCTTGGAAACTTTGGATAAAGTGCTGCATCAAAGCGCACCAGTTGTTTTCAGCTGTGTGTGTACAGACGACAGTGAGGATGTTAACGAAAAGAAGACTCCAATTGAAGCTATTGCTGGCCTGTTTGGAATCAGAGATGTCAACACAATTGATGATTCGAAAACGTTGTCCGATTTGGGAATGGATTCGCTTCTCGGTTACGAAATTAAATACCTATTGGCCAGCGAATATAGCATCGAGCTTAGCATCGCCGAAATAAGAAGTACCACAGTAgaacaaatcaaaaatttagaaGTAGACGTCTAG